In Rissa tridactyla isolate bRisTri1 chromosome 2, bRisTri1.patW.cur.20221130, whole genome shotgun sequence, a single window of DNA contains:
- the ZNF706 gene encoding zinc finger protein 706, with protein sequence MARGQQKIQSQQKNAKKQAEQKKKQGHDQKAAAKAALIYTCTVCRTQMPDPKTFKQHFESKHPKTPLPPELADVQA encoded by the exons ATGGCTCGTGGACAGCAGAAGATTCAGTCGCAgcagaaaaatgctaaaaagcaagctgagcaaaaaaagaaacaaggacaTGATCAGaaggctgcagccaaggctgccttgatATATACCTGCACTGTCTGTAGG ACACAAATGCCGGATCCCAAGACCTtcaaacagcactttgagagcaAGCATCCTAAGACTCCACTTCCTCCAGAACTGGCTGATGTTCAGGCGTAA